Part of the Vigna angularis cultivar LongXiaoDou No.4 chromosome 1, ASM1680809v1, whole genome shotgun sequence genome, ctaaaatttttaattttaattttcttaaatcttaatatttttttaattaatttctcaatattttattttaaaccttataaatataaatataagataaaaaaataaataattatattttttatgaattcaaaattttattgtgTTAATCAATTGATTATATCACTGTCAAAATGTTTTTAACCTATATTCATCTGCACGATCtacaattaaaacattaaaaactttacaacagaaataaaaaataatgttaaaaaatttgaaaaaaaatcttgaaaaaatgttttaattataatctCGAACCTCACATTcaaaataaatgatatttaaaaataaaaataaaaactgtataacttaattaataaatttatgtatcaTGATTCTATACTTAactttttctcaattttaaaactttcatgTTCTTGTTATTGGAAGTTATTATATAGTAATTATTATAGCCTTATAAGGGTTTTTAGCTGAGATTAATTAAAGTTCTGGAATGGTATCTTTTAGAACAATGGTTGGTGGCTATGGATTTTGTGGACCAGAAAATCTTGCAATCATAACATATCATCGATAAAAGAAAatctttcaacaaaaataaactttattgaACCTTTTACTGAAACAGAAAGATATTCACTGCTCCATTCAATTTATAGTttggtaaaattaaatttagaatattatttaaaatgtttctcttatataagtatatatatttgttcTTCTTTAACAAAATTCCATCCACTATAGAAGTTTCAAACTATCACTGAAAATCGAAAGAGTCAATTATATGTGAGTCATTAATggttgtataatttatttattttaaactcttAGATTGCAGATAAAACAAACACTAAGCTgttattactttaaattttagtagaattaattttgtaataactaATGCTGAAAAACCATTTACATTTCAGAATAATTTCTCATCTAATAAATTGGACTTTCCGTGAtcacttaaaaacaaaaattgtctGGAGTTTTATGATAGATCTTGTTAAatgattttcacttttaattaattttccacaatatattttctttaaattttgatttatttacacTTTAAATCATccctttaaattaattattcatatttttcttcaatgtgcttggtctatattttttaactacATAAATTGAAACAATACCAATACAATGATCATTTTAAGGTCTTCTAATTCTATATGTGTAGTAAACTTTTTACaggaaattttaattttcccctttttttcaaaattattgtaTTGTATTAATTACAACATATAAAATACTAGAAAAAGGTAACAAAACAACATGATGATTGCAAGATCCCATTTCGTgatctaaaacaaaattatgaaaaatatctaAGCAAGCACAAGGTGAattgtataattaaatatatagaaaaaacagagaattggtattaacattttaattaattatcagTGAATAAACTTTTTTAGTCAAGTACTTatgactttttaattttatagtttaaacCTTAAATggtaaaactaataaatttgtgtttactatgacatgttttttttatgtaatatgaTGTCTCTTGTCAAAATAAGAAATCACTTCTTTAAGACtttgtaaaatgaaatttaaaaaacgGGAACTATAAGAGATATATATGAAAAAGGCCAAACAATACCTAATATGTACAGTCCCATTTTGTTGTTAAAGCAAGATTGATATTAAAACAAGTACTACAGTGTGATTTACAcagatttaattaataaaaaggtgaactgaaatattaatattattaatatttaattcgCTTCGGATTTGTTAATATAAGATACAAAAGTTTAGAAGGAGACTATGATTTTCTTATGAgatgttttatagtttttcataaattttttttttattaaatagtatgtttatatatatatatatatatatatatatatatatatatatattattaaataaataataggaaGATAATTCCACGTGTAACTAGAAATAGGGATATATTTGATACAGGGATACGTTGTTTAGATTGATTATTTTAACATTGAGACGTGTGGTTATGTCAGATTATAAGTGTTTTATATTAAGtatatcatatataatattttttaaatttaaattttaagtaaatattgatttgaaaaaaaataatatttttgaaccTATGTGAGACTTGTATAATGTTTACAAACTTACTTGTGTCATACTAGTAATtctaattgaaaatataattaattgttcTAAAGTTGTTTTCAGTGGTTGTCTTTGTACACTAGGATTAATTACTAGAAAATATTAAGAATTGGTttggatattttattttcataaatattaataaaagataataaaaaatggaaatcttcttaaatttgtttttcttcatacTCATCTATTCAAAATCATGTTGCACCTCGTCACTCCTTGTTATATAATTATGGGAATGTAAATTTCCAAACAGAAATTTATAGATCTTTAactaattttatcaaatatcaatattttgttaTCTTTGGATATCTTGTTATGTGTTTCTAAAATTTGGAATTATaacttgaattttaaaaattgctTTGAAAATCAATATTATAGGTAagaatttctttatttatagaaccttaaaatatattattttgatataaagGTGATGTGATcacaatattttgaattttatgcataAAAATTGTAgttgattaaaaatttgtttgaatgTGGTTAAGTTTTGCTTGATATTTTGATCTATGTTATGTAGGTTAAATATAAAGTTACTTTGAACTGATTTTCAATATGGtttagataaatataataaatttatgtatcTTTTCATGTAATAATTTGTGATATTGATATGTGCATAGATATATGCATGTAAGGAACAAGCTTGATTTAAAGTGAATAcatgataatatttgaataaattaagaGTTGGATTGATAATTTGAATGGTTTATAAATTGCATTGTTAAAATgcttttgaaaatgttttttgaaaattgggAAGATTTTGTtgctaaaactttttttttttttgatgtttttgttgAGTAGAGAATTTTCACTTGagtaaaaatagaataaagatTCAAACTTTTTTCTCTGTCccatttttattcaattgaaatatttttcgtTGAAGTATAAATAAAGTTCAAAATCAACTAAATTTtagaaaacgaaaataaaacTGCAACTCATCTtaatttatatccaaaattcaagtaaggttattttttattagactaaaaaaaatatctctttGAGTGATTGAATatgtatgttttttaaaatataaatgaatattagtttattttatatttgattgatgTGTAGTTTTATTTGAATGAGTTACGTTGTATTATCATTTTATTGAGAGATTGACTAAAGTAGTATAATTTGGGGTCATATATTGAAAATTATGTGTAAATCATCATTTGAGTTGCGTATTAACTATTAACACCTATTCTAACATAAATTTCCTTGCTTCGcttatgattttaattacaTAGACTTGAAATTAGgtgataagaaataaataaagatttgtACATGTGTATAACTGTGAACTATAATGAACTTATCcttatttatgatttttggGTTTGGTTTTAAATCAAAGTATTTATTAGTctataataaaacttaatatggatttgtttgaaaatgtcaatcaatattatataaatttactgcatgatttttgtatgtttgtgtTGGATggaaattgaattatttaggAGGggttaataaaattatttttttatattattctcaTACGTTAGAAATTTATTTCGAATAACTTATCTTAACATGTGTTTTAAGAggataaataataacatttgaaaaatGGCTTTAGTtctgtaaaaaaattatatttgtatatttagattgtattttgaaatactatatattatatatatattttttatattatatgttttgttatgttttttttaagccgttacaatttatataaaaaataatgagtaaaattttaaaaatttatataagaacctttttttaattaattaatgtgtaaattaattttaatttataaagaaacttgacttacttttcctttccaatacaaattttgagtttcttattaaaattagaaaatccTCGCCATTGTGTGATTAAAGTATtggataagaaataaaaaaaaattataattggcattgaaacatatttatcttaatttatttttcattctcaaTGCGAATTGCAGTAAAAATAGTTAAACCTTATAACTACTTTTGAACAACAAAGattgtaaattaattaaagatgattttttttaaagaaatgattaaagattattaaaaaaaatatgtattcatATATAGAGTAAGGATTATAAAGTTTTCAACTTTCACCTTGTGGTGAAGTGAGTAACTTACCTTATCACAGCTCTTTATTTGCTGGATACTAAATTTTAGTccaaattagaaatatttaagaAACACTTTTTCTTCTGATGAACCGCGATTTAAGTTACTTTGTatattcttcacttttttttttctgttttcccATAACTGTGGCGTTTTTATCTTGTCGTATGTGTAAATATTTGAGGTTCTATTTAGTCCTGAGTTGCTCTCAAGAATCGTAACCTTGGCATTAGAACATGTTTGGTCTCACACTGCAAACATCTTTTTAGGTTCACGTTAAGAAATAAATAGCTCTATCTTTCACGTTTTGTAGCATAGTAGACGTGACTATTTCCTGTTTCCAAACACAAATTCAGTGGTCAAACCCAATCTGTGAAAGCCAGGAATTTTGTTTCCATGCGTTTGTACAAGGTAGGAACTTTTTCAAGGTAATTTGGGGAAAACCTGGTCCTAATGAAACTCACCCCTTTGGCTACCAAGAGCCTCCACCTATAACACGTACAACAAGACCATAAATTTTATACCTACGAACCAAAGTTACTAATACCCATAATAAACATAACGTGTGTCTCCATGAATTTAGACATAACCACATTAAATAGTCTTACCAAGAGGAATAATTATTCGGGTCCTGTAAACATCCCACAAGAAACAAAAGGTCAGTACATCCATGAAAAGACAACAAATTAGGACAGCAAATAGAGAGAAATGCACACAATAAGGTTGCTATGGTGAAAAGAAATTAGACATGgcatgttaattttatttgattagttaaaaaagaatgaaaatttgaaaaataaaataagaggtagaatagaaggaaaagaaaagaaaagaaaggagaagcAGGAAGTGTGTTGTTCTTGTGTCATTGTCACATTATACTTTGGTAGCCATTTTTCTGGCCTGCTTACTTTGCTCCCCAAACGAAGAGTACACAACTCTGGTACACTCTTGGcattttcccttctctttttcatttcattttatcttttaactttcactctcattttccCATATTTTTCAACTTCTTCACTTCGCCACATTCTCTCACAGACACACTTTCTCTCATGGATGCAAAATCCTCCCAAGCTGTTCTTCCCTCTGAGCCATTGATGTATCAGGTTACTCTCTAAACCAAAAAGAAGTcattttttgctttttctttgaaaattttctgcCTAAGTTGCTTTCTTTTCTGTCTCAGACATGGTTCTTGAAAGTTTCCATCCACTGTGAAGGTTGCAGGAGGAAAGTGAAGAAGGTCTTACAGAGCATAGATGGTAACACAGAAATTTACCCTTCTCTCTTTCTGCTCTGCCCAGCAAAATTACTTCTTTTACGTACCCTGTTAACCTACAAGCTTTcccttttttgttttcttttggtaAATTTTTCTCATGCATGGACAGATTCCGTATCTCAAATTTCACTGTGCTAACAAAGATTGTCATTTTCCGTTAGCTTGAACCGGACCATTTACTATTAACGTTTTTTCACTGTACACTGTTTTTAGGTGGTTAATGGTGACAGAATTTTCAATGTCGGGTTATTTCACAGGTGTTTTCACCACAACGGTTGACCCACAGCAGCAGAAAGTGACGGTCACCGGAAGCGTCGGCGTTGAGACGCTGATAAGGAAACTGGAGAAAGCCGGAAAACACGCCGAGATTTGGCCGGAGAATCTCGCGGCCGGGAAGGGAAATAACTCCGACAAAGACAAGCAGcagcagaagaaaaagaagaaaaacgaaCAAGGAGAAGAATCCGAAGGCAAGATTAATCACTCCACCACGACAAATGCAGTGGCTACCAATACCACCGCGAACACTAGCAAGAAAAAGACGAACGAAAAAAGTTCTGGGGAGAGGGGCAACGGCGAAAGCAAGAGCAGCGGCGGCGGCGGAGAAAATCAGTCTGCAGAATCGGAGAACAAGAGTGGTCAAAGCGAAGGAGttgggaagaaaaagaaaaagaaagaga contains:
- the LOC108339176 gene encoding heavy metal-associated isoprenylated plant protein 36, encoding MDAKSSQAVLPSEPLMYQTWFLKVSIHCEGCRRKVKKVLQSIDGVFTTTVDPQQQKVTVTGSVGVETLIRKLEKAGKHAEIWPENLAAGKGNNSDKDKQQQKKKKKNEQGEESEGKINHSTTTNAVATNTTANTSKKKTNEKSSGERGNGESKSSGGGGENQSAESENKSGQSEGVGKKKKKKEMEKSESDGSSACNGGAAHSGSSGQVNLSPTRQQFNLYPETYCYPPLVYLATHNRLCPMGTMGGPSYYVSPLPYMCAGIDHDPYRLQSTPFVPFEIFSDENANGCSIM